The genomic DNA CaataattgttgaattgtgtgattttgttattgaatttgatttgatgGCTATACCTAAATTGGTACCTGGATTTCGATTCTCTCCAACGGGAGTTGAATTGATTAAATACTTTCTTAAGAGGAAAGTGTTGGGAAAAAAGTTTCATAATGATGTCATTGCTGAACTTGACATATACAAATATGCTCCTTGGGATCTCCcaggtagttttttttataccaaTTTAGTATAGTGTTTTTTCAGGTGTGTTCATGTGTTTGTATTGATAAAGtttctgttttgtttgtttgtttttcagaATTATCTTATCTCCAAAACGGGGATTTGGAGTGGTACTTTTTCTGTCCGATTGAGAAGAAGTATCGAAGTGGGCCAAGGATGAAACGAGCTACGGAAATTGGGTTTTGGAAAGCTACTGGTCAGGATAGAGCTGttcaacaaaataatcaaaCTGTGGGGATGATTAAAACCCTAATATTTCACACTGGAAAATCACCACGTGGTGATCGAACTGATTGGGTTATGCATGAGTATAGGCTTGAAGATAAGGACTTGGCTGACAAAGGAACTGTTCAGGTAGTCATTTCTTTCTTAGTTGTTTTGTATGAGCTTTATATGGAGATATATGTCTATTAGTTGCCACATATTGAACTGGTGAATGTGGTAGATTTGTAACTGTGCCTTTGACTGTGAATGCATATAAGATACCTTTAGTCTTGATACCATTGGCTTATATTCCTTTTCACCGTAACAGATTAGACCGGAATATGCTTTTGATGCACAAATTTACATTTGTATTCTTGTCTCTACCTATTGTGTCACTAATGCCATTGAAGGACACAACTACTTTAAATGCTAGGGTTATCCTTCAAAGGGAAATGTGGAGTTCTAACTTCTAATAATTGATTACAGTTTAGTTCATGATAGTTTTGCATGCAGGAATCCTTGAAATAGAATTATATTATCACTTATTTCTAATCACTGGTTTTACCTTACCTTATAAagtgcattttttatttttgaatagtTGAATTCTTGAAATAGAATTATGTTATTTCATGTTTTGACTAACACCCAAAATGAGATTTGCTGTTTTAACACGACCAAGTCTcgctttcttttaattatttgataatttttccGCCCTATTCTCGttgtaaatatgtttttaacaAGTTCTCTTGACAGGATTCCTACGTAATCTGTAAGGTATTTCAAAAAGAAGGTCCTGGTCCTAGGAATGGGGCGCAATATGGGAGACCATTTAATGAGGAAGACTGGAGTGATGATGAAGTAGGAATACCTTTTGCTGAATCGGCTGCACTAGTTCCCAGTTTGCCTGTGACATCTAATAGTTCTGTTCTAAATGATCAGAATCTCCAAACTAGTGGATATATTGGTTCAATATCCATGCCGTGTCAATCAGAATTGGTGCCTTCTCCGGACCCAACAAATTCATGTCAAACAGGATTGACACCTTCTCCTGACCCTGCAAATCCATGTCAAACAGGATTTATGCCTTATCCAGACCCTGTGAATTCTTGTCAAACAGGAGGATTTATGCCGTCTCCCAACCCAGCAAATTCATGTCAAACAGGATTGACGCCTTCTCCTGACCCTTCAAATTCTTGTCAAACAGGATTTATGCCTTATCCAGACCCTGTGAATTCTTATCAAACAGGATTTATGCCTGCTTCCGACCCTGCAAATTCATGTCAAACAGAATTTATGCCGTCCCCTGACCATGCGAGTTCATGTCAAATAGGATTGATGCCTTTGCCTGACCCTGCAAATGATTCATATCCAGACAATCAAGCTGTTAATAATGATGACGACGATATTCTAGCAATGCTTGATATTTTCAAAGGCAATGGCGTATTGCCTGCACCCGACCCTGCAAATGATTCATATCCAGACAATCAAGCTgttaataatgatgatgatattcTAGCAATGCTTGATATTTTTGAAGAGAACGGCATATTGCCTGAGGTATGCTAATctgttttttcttccttctactTATGTTTTTCTGGAAACAGTGAAGTTTTTTTATGTCTGGTTTTAGTGTTCTCTATATTTGTAGACTTGTTGTTTTATCTATCCCATGCAGTTTGCATTGTCTCCTCATAATGTTAATGCCATTTTACTAAATCATAGGGATTTATATAGTCCTTGATTTCTTGAAGGGATAACTAAGGGTTGACATTATTATTGGTGTCAGGAAAACATTGCTGATGGTGCACTTTTAACTGACTTTTTTGATGGCTTGGAAGACGTGGATTGCTCGGCTGAATTGGGATCTGATGGCCAGAATGCGGACTTTAGCACATACGGACTGGCTTCTACGGGCAATGTTGTGGGGCATGACGACTTCGATTTCATGGAGTTGATTGATCTAGACTCTGATACGTTCTGGCAGACCCAACCTGAAAGTTGGAGtcgaaataaataaatttatgggTCTTTCGGCCTGATATTTTCAGAGAGCACTATTGCTGTTGTGCTGGCTAGGAGGGGTGATTCGGGCGTTGGCTCTTTTGGAGAAAGACTCATTGTTTGAATTGAGttgactttatatatatatttcctaaTAAATAATAACTGAAGTATTATTCTTGTGACTTTAGACTTGTGTTACTTTGCCTTTGATAATTGTCTGAGAAAATTGTGAATAAACACGCACTTGGTGGTTCACGTTAACATTatcaaaatcaatgaattttttttttcacaagatCAAAATCAATGATTTATAATCAAATGTTTGTCACATTACTATTGGGTGTTTTGCATGCATGTTGTCCCTTGAGAACCTTGTTTGGACAATTTGTTTTAtcttaatattttattctatAGTATCTTGAAATGATGTCATTTTAGAGTTGCAAACCTATACAGTTGCAGGCATATTTAAACTTTGTAAATTCAATATGATAGCTAAACCTATACAGTGTACGTAAATGGTTGATGAGAAATGCAAGCAACATTTTAACACTCTTTTTGGATTGGTTGAAATTCACATAGGTTCTATCAAGTTTATGTGTTAAAATGTGTTTTGCTAGTATTCTTCATTGGTTAATACTATGTAGAATTAAATAAGTTTCTGGTCCTACAaatatttttggtccttaatAACAAtagtcaattttacttttagtcctcgtaaaaaaaactaacatgttGTGATCTTATAAATGTTTTCAGCACATACCTTTAGttcttgaaaaattaaattctgtttaattatgtttaaaattttaatgattttttttagacttATTGAAGACATTATACAATGTTTCTCGCAACAAAGTTTAGGTctaaattttcaatattatattgaaattttGGTGTCTAAAAATTTCGTTTTGAATTCATTATAGGTTAAAAAAATGAGGAGGAATATTTTGACTCCAAAGAGTAAGTGTTTTAACTTACTCCAAATCATGACTTTTAATTCTAATATTGATTAATggcttagattaattgatatggtaGGATTTAATTTCATTCTTTATTAGAGTCAACACTCATCACCAACAATTAATgtcttttaattgattgattttttttttattcttctcccttttgctttttttttttttttgtctcaaacTAAAAGAAATGGAAAAGGGTTAACATTAATAGCAAAACATAAAAACCCTATCGTGGCAaggtaataataatatttaacattttaaagAAACTAAGGGAGtaaaaatttaaagagtttcgtttcacgaagaaaaaaaaatcccaaatatACAATTCTTTAAAACATTTTAACTCAATCAGTCTTTTAAGATTTTCGTTTCACTGTTAACATAttaactctattttttttacaccGTTAATACTATTTTGGTAGTAAAACATTTCAGGTGATTAATAGATAATCCGAGTTTTACAATTTTTGCTAATAAACATTTTTGCCATGAAagagtttttatatttttctgttaaaccttttccatttcttttagcgtgagaaaagaaaaagcaaagggaagatgaataaaaaaaatcaatcaattaaaagacattaattgttttattattttgtggTGATGAGTGTTGACtccaatataaaataaaattaaagtctaccatatcaattaatttaagtcattaatcaatatttaaattaaaggtCATGATTTGGAGTAAGTTAAAACACTAACTCTTGGAGTCAGAATATccctcctctaaaaaaatatagttttttttttttatataatgttCTTAACGTGTTTggaaaaaatcattcaaaattggTGTGCTGGCAAACATTAATACTCATGGTTCGCCAAGGACTTTAGTGACGGTAAGTGTTTATTGTCAAAGACCTAATTGATAGAAAGTATGCATAGTTATGAACCTTAAATGACCATTttaatgttttatgtttttatattctatATGCTCATAACAACTTTAATTGAGCAAGATGACCTAATTCTTGACGAATAAGCAACACTTCGTTGGGACGAATTTGCACCAACACACATCATCATGTGATTCGATTTCGGTGTTTAATAGAAGatttaattttgaacaaaagagagaattagGGATTTGAGGATTAAATTCGAgatttagggatttgagattCAATTCGGGGATATTGATTTTCGGTACAAGAATcaaagtgaccattttctactttcactttagtcCTTGTGACACCTCATACACTTTGTCAGCATAAAACTTTTGTCACATCGTCAATTAACGTAAGTTTTTAATGCCAAAGACTAAACTGACAACGGAAGTGCACATTCACGAATACTCTGTATTTAATCTTAGTAAAATATCTTTGTAACAATAAGGTGCAGAGTTAAGGATTAAAGTGacaatttactatttttttatgttcagatttaaatatatttgactgatttttgaattaagtCACAATCATAACATAGATTTTTCCGtgtaaaaatacaaatattttattattcattataatttattttagtttaaatgCAGATAACATATACAAGTACTAGTCTGGTGCCCTATAATGATGATGaatattgaagttttttttttttttttttgtggtggtcggagtttgaaccccgaaccttacatattttatgcattattaaaaccaactgagctaagctcacgtggacaaaatattgaagttaTTATCCATCACGAGAGGACAAGTTTGAGTAAGAATATTGAAGTTGCAATCTAAATTGGTGACATTgatcaaccacaatgtcacaagtAGGGATGAGACCAGGCTAGGCTGATCTAGGCTTTGCAAGACCTAAGTCTGGCCTGCCAATTTTATTTGAAGGCCTAAGCCTGGCATGCGCCCTGTCATAGGCTTACGTTTTAGGTCTGAGTTTGGCCTTCTGAAAGTCTGATACGATCTGCTAGTCTGTTTACAAGCCTGTTTTATATGAACACCTTTAAATAAGTAATGTGATCTAAGTTTAAATAGACCAGCGAACTAATATATCAATTAGATTAATctctcttttgataatcaacaCTAATTTTTAGGGAATTTGACTATATATTGTATCAGATTtcaattctagtttataataataaatataaatatgcaaaaaaattaatgtagactaataaacttaaattactGAAACAGTtagcatatttttattttaattcaaagtacaaaatataatataataataaataaaattatctatATTTACTCAAATAGGTCGGCCTAATAGGCCTAAGAGGCTTTTTGAATGGCATCTAGTCAGACCTTTTAAGCTAAATAGACTTCTAAAAAAGCCTAGGCcttctctatttaagaaaaagcCTGGCCTGACCTGGCTTGTCGCAGGCTAGGCCGTAGGCTCCAGTAGATCGCCCTGGCCTATTCTCATCCCTAGTCACAagtgtcttttttctttttcttcgacaaggattgtgacattgtgattgaccAATGTCACCAAATACTATGTCACCCAAATGCTACCTCATACTTTAGCTCCCAATCGAGGTAACTTATTTCACAATCCTCATCCATTGGCTATTCCGTACACATTTTTGTCCTAAATTTCCATATAACCTTCTCCTAAATTAAGGAAGTGgtttattgcattttttttttccttaatatACCCTCGTTTAATCCACCaataaattccaattttttttgcacaaaatttatcttttcaataaatttaatgtaTTATTTTTGTCTCATAACAATCAAATTGTTAGTTACTCTCTcattaaccattttttattttttttgcacagACTTTATCTCTCTtccataacaaacaattatcaaaagttaagcaaaatttaattttctttcaactaCTTAATCAAAATTAAGGTTTCAACTAATACTAGATTCATACCATGTGACATAGATTTGAAtgttgaagaaaacaaaaaacggactttgtttattttttttaaaaaaactttgtttaaaaaataaactttagtttttcaaatacatagttttattgaaaaagataagattaATTGAGAAAGAGTATTATTGGCAAATACCCTTAAAATATCAAACGACAGTTAAATATGAACATTAAATTTGTAGTCAAATGACATTTAAAAAGAAACGAAGGGAGTATGTTTAACAAGATATCACAAATTAAGGTGGGAACATGCCGGACCGTCCGACATGGGCTTACAACCTAGCATATTTAAAGCCTAATTCGGCCcaatttgtttaataaaaaggtCAGACTCAAGCTTTTCTAAacttatttacttaaatagacCATACTAAGGTACTAATTGGCCAGACTTTTTTACAGTCTAAAagttactttaaaacaaagttaaaataaagttctttaagaaaaaagttaaagctgtttggtttcttaattttttttagttttaaaactaattttaagttaaaagttgtttagcaaaatattgtacaaaactcacttctcgataatttatttcacaagcacctatCTTAAACTCACGctagaaccttttcttttattttttaatattatatttcaatatgtttttttttccttcaattttattttattttattttttttgaaccggtacatttaatgttttttgaaggagggtccatttaattttattatcttttgtttgaaggaattttattatctttttatcacttatatatttaatttcaaaaaagccgggccaaacggtacctaaggTTTACAAAAAAGCCTATTAAGCTCGTAGGTCGACCTATTAAGcgttttatatataatatatttttcattattgatattgttgaagttattttttttcataaactcaaACATTCTTatgattttgttatttaatagcAGGTATATTGGTATGATTAAACCTTTGTAAGATTTCTTTATTTAGTAGCAGATTTATTTGTGTGCTTTAGGACTTCATAAGTTTTGACCTATTTAATAGTAGGCTTATAGGTGTTGTTAGGACTTAGTGTAAAATAaacttttaagtaggctttcaAGCTTCATCAAACTTTTAAAAAGGTTATACTAGACCTTGAAAATGAGCCTATAACGGATAATATGTTAGGTTCAGacctataattttttaagtaagccaaacttagatcaaacaaaACTCAGCCCAACCTAACCTATTTTTACCCCCAACTGAACCCAATTAATCAaaactttaaataattttaaatgttttacgagagaaaaataattttaaaaatgttattaaccataattttaaaacaaccaatatttttttttattccaaaaattgaaattaagtaCCGTGTTAAATGGGACGATGTTTGTATAGTGTCGTAACGGGGGTGCAAGTAGTAGTTCCCCCAATCAAATCAAACATCAATGATTTGAATTGATGCCCTCTCGATCAAGTAGAGATCAAGAAATCaattgaaataaagagaaacTCTTACGtgaacacaaatataaatgataaatatttggaCACATTTAtatcaaatgaaaaaatttaaaacaaaaataattaaatcatatcaatcaatattatttaattttattctcttttaatttttgcatttgatgtgaatatgtttaaatatttatcatttgtaGTCATGTCTATAGAAGAgtttctctaaaataaaataaagatgacAAAGAAAGTTTGAGAGACATACGCACAAGAATGCACTTGATGTGACATTAATTACCACTATAAAATCACAATGGACCCTATCGAGTTATGACGACGGTGTCCATGcgcaaaaggaaaaaaaaaaaaaatcccacaTAGTCACGTGCAAGAGGTGCTTCATGGTCCTCATCTTGTTGGTGCAAATTCAACAAAACCATGCATACATTCGGTGATTGCGTAAACGATtaagttagtttttaaaaatattatctttaATATAGTTTTAAAGTATGTAAACATAACTATCAGTctataattttctttaaaaaaactattagtTTATAAAGTATATGTAGTtcgttttttttcctttcctttttgacAATGAAATCCgttattttccattttcaacGTACATGAAAATCTTGTTACTCTTTTCTTTTATGAAGAAGTCAaaataacatatcaaatttGTCACATTTTGTTATGTTAATATGCAGTCTTAATAGTGTAGACTAAAATGATGAGTTTTATATCATTTAGAAACTAGTATTTAttagttttatatttataagaactAGAAGTGATCCATAATGATATTTAGAgataaaattaatgatatattttcTGAAATTTTAAATAGAGGTTGGCAGGGACGGACCCAAAATTTGAGTAGTTTGGGCAATCTATGTATAAATTTGTAGCATTAAGTATATataacattttgtttttaaaagtgTAATTACATATCACACTCTAcactatttttttatcaatagtcTAGTGATTGAAAcatacacattttaaatatgaaaaagtaGGAAGTTTGATGTTTGAATCCTGATCTATTCATATTATTGTTCTTACAACTATCAACTGAATTGTGCTTACATTATGTTCtctatactattttaatatattctaatactatttaataattttctcatttttaatgTCAGTATTAATATCACTCTATAAAAATAACTGAACAATCATTACAATGAAtgaatttgtagtttttttttcttcaaaaagttTGCAGCTAATGTTAAATGTATGAATTTGTAGAcaatgttattttcttaaatgtAAGCAACTTATTAAATCACgacaatttcttttctttagagTATATAGTGTTAATTCTCCACTGATATGGTTATTGAGTTTTTCGATATTGTTgaaaaagtaaagttaaattctTTTCTATGGCTATCTTCATGTAATTTGTTTGGTGCTTTATTTTTAGATGGTGGCATCTTTATTAGGAGGTGTTGTGGTATTGTAACAGATATTAGGTGATTCATCACTTTACcacaccttgtgcggggtgAATCACTTTGCTTTTGAGCAATATATCCTAtattgatttgttcaaaaaaaataaatttccacCTGAAATATAGCAAGGGCCATGACCCACATGAGTTAGGATCCTCTTCATTAATGtttttctccatttcttttatttggagaggtaaaaacacaaaaaaataacaaaaatatataaaataattgatgatGGTAAGACTCACTTAGTGATATGATCtaccatcaatttttttttgtatatctctctccaaattatAAACTCCATTTATCTTGATCCACACATAAACATGTTCGGTCCATGGAGGTCCAATGTAAAGTTGTGGTTGCCTTGGAGAGATGTATATATGCAATCAAACATAGTTGATTGTCATGAACCACAGTGAGGAAGAGATAGACTATGGACCAGAAGGTGATGAGCCCAGCCCAAGAGGCAAATCCAAAAGGAACAAGACCCAACCCAAATGGTTCAAGGACTATGTCACCAAAGCTGATAAGACAAAGAAGGCAGCCAAGACAGATCATCAGTCTTAGGAAGGGTCTAGAATAGTATGAGTCATTATCACATCTGTTAGGATAAGGTATCAATAGTACTACATGTGCCAGACTGTAGGAATATGCTCTTTCTTTGAAAAGGGGATAAGAGCTATATAATGTAATACTGATCCAAGAAATAAAGACAGATAATTATTGAAAGAAGTTGTTATAGCATTTATTTTGCCTTTATTCTTTTGCTTGTTATCTTCACTCTCTTTCCCAGATTTCCCACCCTTTACAACTGGTGCTTTCATTTGTTACCATGACCTCCCCTCCCAGAGATGAGCTCCTCCACCGCATTCTTCTAAGCCAACAACAATTCCAAGAACAAATTACCACTCTCACCACTGAAGTGAACCAATGGCGAAATCGGTTTGGACCACCTGGATTTACACCCACCGGCCCCGATATAACAGCACCTTCAACCACCACCATGAAACTCGATATACCAAGGTTCGACGGAACAAACGCACCAGGCTGGATCTTCAAgatcaaacaattttttgattttCATCAAACCCCAGAGGAGCAGCGCCTCCGTATAGCTTCATTTTACATGGAGGGAGAAGCTTTGACATGGTTCCAGTGGATGCACTCCAACTCTCAACTCCTATCTTGGTCTGGATTTCTTCTGGCTTTGGAGTCCAGATTTGCTCCGTCACTCTACCAAGACCCCCAAGGTGAACTTTTTAAATTATGTCAAACTACTACTGTCAATGCTTACCAGACCCAATTTGAAACCCTAGCCAACCGGATTATTGGTCTTCCTCCCAATTTCTACCTCAGCTGTTTTGTTTCTGGACTCAAACCTGAGATCCGGAGAGAGGTACAAGCATTTCAACCTATGACTTTGACACAAGCCATAAGCCTCGCCAAATTACAGGAAGAAAAGATCCTAGATCGATCTAATTCATCCAAACCCAGATACAATTATCCCATCAGTTCTGCTTCCTCTCCAACACCACAACCAACAAACTCTTTTCGTCCCACTCTATCTGTCACTCCACCCAAAACCCCTACCACACCAATCAAACGATTGTCTCCGGCTGAGCTTCAAGCTCGTCGTGAAAAGAACCTATGCTACAACTGCGACGAGAAATTCACACCGGGTCACCGTTGCCGTCGACAATTCCACCTCCTCATCGTCCAAACAGACCAACCCGAAACCACTGAAGAAATTACTCATATATCCACAAATGAATCAGATTCGTCAATCGACCCGGAAATTGTACCCGAAACCGAACCCGCCCAAATAAGCCTACATGCCTTAATGGGCCATTCT from Medicago truncatula cultivar Jemalong A17 chromosome 8, MtrunA17r5.0-ANR, whole genome shotgun sequence includes the following:
- the LOC11427573 gene encoding NAC domain-containing protein 74, which produces MAIPKLVPGFRFSPTGVELIKYFLKRKVLGKKFHNDVIAELDIYKYAPWDLPELSYLQNGDLEWYFFCPIEKKYRSGPRMKRATEIGFWKATGQDRAVQQNNQTVGMIKTLIFHTGKSPRGDRTDWVMHEYRLEDKDLADKGTVQDSYVICKVFQKEGPGPRNGAQYGRPFNEEDWSDDEVGIPFAESAALVPSLPVTSNSSVLNDQNLQTSGYIGSISMPCQSELVPSPDPTNSCQTGLTPSPDPANPCQTGFMPYPDPVNSCQTGGFMPSPNPANSCQTGLTPSPDPSNSCQTGFMPYPDPVNSYQTGFMPASDPANSCQTEFMPSPDHASSCQIGLMPLPDPANDSYPDNQAVNNDDDDILAMLDIFKGNGVLPAPDPANDSYPDNQAVNNDDDILAMLDIFEENGILPEENIADGALLTDFFDGLEDVDCSAELGSDGQNADFSTYGLASTGNVVGHDDFDFMELIDLDSDTFWQTQPESWSRNK